The sequence below is a genomic window from Bradyrhizobium septentrionale.
ACATGCCGTGCAGTGTGTTGACCAGGATCGGGAAGAACGAGCCGAGGAAGGTGATGAAGACGATGCTCTGTTCGTTGGTCGGCCACAACATGATCGCCATCGGGACCCACGCGATCGCCGGAATTGGCCGTAGCACCTCCGCCACGGGAAAGATCACCTCATGGATCAGCTTGAAGCGGCCCATGATGAGGCCAAGCGGCACACCGACGATGGCCGCGAGCGAGAAGCCGATGAAGATGCGCCGGCAGCTCAGCAGGATGTGCACGAGGAACTTGGGGTCGTGGATCGCCTTGGTGAAGCTCGCATAGACCGCAAGCGGCGAGGGCACGTTGGTGAAGCGCACGAAGAACACCACACGGTAGGTCGTGAGCAGGTGCCAGACCAGGAGAAATGCGGCCAGCGAGACGATACCGATTGCGGTTGCGCGCAACCGGTCCTGGTTGAGCCGGTACCAGCGCGCCGCCAGCGCGCCGAAGGAGGCGGACGGGGCCGCGGTGGGCGGGGAGGTCGTCTCCTGGATCGCAGGCACTGCTGGCCCGTTGTCCTCGGGCTGTCTGAGGAGGGCGGGAGTGCTCACGTCTTGCCTCCGCCGATCGCCGCCTTCAGTGCATCATCGAAGCCGAGCACCTTGCCGCCGATCGTTGCGGCATAGGCCTCGGCGTCCTTCTTGAGCAGGAAGGGCACCACGTCCCCGTTACCCACTGCGAAAAAGGCCTGGTCCGCGAACAGCTTGATGCCGCGGGTGGTGTCGAAGACATAGGCGACGTTGATTTTCTTGCCTTTCGCCTTGTAATCGGCATAGGCGCCGAGCGTGCACGCCGCGGATGCAAACGGCAGGATGCCGATCCCGTCGACCCAGACCTCGCCGGCCTTGCGCGGATCGGAGATCGGCTTCTTGCAGAACGTATCCTCGCCGGAAATCTCGTAGTTCTTCGTGCTCGAAAGCTGGGCGTCGTAGTCGAGCTTCATCTCGGCATAGGCCTTGCGGATGTAGCTGTCGTCGACCCATTTCTTCGGGGCGAATTCCTTCATGCGGCCGAGATTTTGCAGCACCTTGACGTCGGCCGTGGCCGCATCGATCAGCGCCGGTTTGATCGTGGGATCGGTGGTCATGTTGCCACCCGGGCCCAGGAAGATATAGACGACCTCCTTGCTGATCCCGGTCCATTCCTGGATCTTCTCGGCGGCGCGCTTGGGATCGTCACGCAGCCACTGATTGGCGGCGATCACGGCCTTCATGTAGGCGACGACGACTTCCGGATATTTTTCCGCGAAATCGGTGCGAACCACGATACCGTGGAAGGTCGGCAGGTTGGTCTCGACGCCGTCGAAAATCTTTCGCGCGAAGCCGCGGAAAGGAAGCAGCTCGGCGAAGGGGACGAAGTCGGCGTGGGCGTCGATCTTCTTCTCCTGGAGATTGGTCGAACCAACCTCGGGGCTCTGGCTGACGAGCTGGAAGAAATCCGGTGCATAGCCGCGGTCCTGCATTGCCTTCAGCACCATGCCATGCGCGGCGGAGCCAAAGGGAACGCTGACGAGCTTGCCCTTGAGATCGGCGAGATCGTAGTAGGGTGAGTCCTTGTGAACGACGATGCCATTGCCGGAGCCGGAGAGGCTGTAGGCGGCAACGCCGATCAGGCGGCTCTTGCTCTCGGGGTTGCTCTCGAAGGTGAAGCCGTTCACGATCAGCGGATAGTCGCCCATCATGCCGATCTGAAGCTTGTTCGCCATCATCGCATTGGTGACAGGCGGGCCGGACGTGAAATTCTGCCACTCCAGCTCGAACTTGATGTTGGCGTATTTGCCGTCTTTCGGCAGATACTTTTCGAGGAGATGCAGCTGCCGGATGACGACGCCGGCCGTGACGGTGTTGGTCGTCGTGTCCTGCGTTCCGATGCCGAGCGTGACGGTTTCCGCCGAAGCCGGCTGCGCCAGAAATAGCGCCAGCGACGTCACCGACACCACTAGCGAGAACGTGGGAAGATGGCGGACCATTCTCATCCTCTTTCGGTTGGATGTGCTGTGGTTGCCATGATTGGATGGGGAGGCGGGCACGGCAAATCCGGATTTATCGCCGCTGTCGATTAGTTGCCGGGAAATGCCGGTTGCTTACTCCTTGTGCAGTTTTGCCGGTGAAAGCCAATTGCATGTGCAGCATCGGTGTCAATCGGACGCCTGGCCCCGCATCTCCTCCAGGACCTCGGACCGGCAGACCACGATCTGCGAACGTTTGGTCAGGACGATTCCCTTCTCCTGCATGCGCTTCAGGCTGATCGTCACCCATTGCCTTGTGGCGCCGACCATGTGGGCGATGTCCGCATGGGTGAATGCCGCCGCAATCACGGTGCCGTCGGCGTCCTGCACGCCGTAGAGCTCGACGAGCTGCAGCAACAGATGCGCCAGGCGCTGGGTGATCGACCGCGTTCCCAGCATCTGGGCGAGCGCGGAGTAGCATTTGCCCTTGAAGGTGAGGCCTTCGATCAGGCCGATCGCAAGGTTCGGGATCTCCGCCGCCAGCGCGCGCAGCTCCTTTCCGGGCAGGTGTACGACGCTGCAATTGCTGGAGGCGACGCCCGACCATTGATGAACGGTGCCTTCGAACACCTCGGGCCCGCCGACGAAATTGCCGACGTGCCAGTAGGCGAGCGTGATCTCGCGCCCCAGCGGCGAGATGTAGAAGACGCGGATACGGCCGCTCTCGACCAGCCAGATGCCGTCGTGTCTGGCACCTTGGCTGAACAGCGTCTGGCCGCGATTGAGCACCTTGCGACGCCCCTGCTTCAAGACCAGTTCCCGTTCGCGCGACGTGAGCTTGTCCATCAGCGGCGGCGGCCCGCCGATCCATTGCTGGTTCTCGGTCAACAGCAGCGAGGACCCGCCCGCAGGCCGAACCGTGACGGGAATGGTCCCGCGAGCCGCACTGGCCGCCTGTAGCAACATCGAGCCGCCTCCGAACCGTTCAAACCGTTCTAAAGAGGAGCAATGTCCGTGCCAGAGCGGGTTGGCAAGTGGGGGACGGCCGGCCGTTGAGGCCAGCGTCATGTCGAGACTGCACCAAGTGTGCCGGCCCGGAAAGTTCATCACTGAAAACGAGGGATATATGGAATAGGGGTTCGCCCGTCGGGGCCCCGGATAGAAGGGAAGATCGGTTAGTGTCCTGCCAGGCTCAACAGATAAATTTTTGGGTAGATTCCGCGATTGTGCCCGTCGGAGAACGAGATGTTGAGCCCGTAGCCCAAATCGCCGATCCCGGTGATCGCGATGCCGGGAAATTGTTCGGGGAAGCGGCCGTCAAAGCGGGCGCGGGTGCAGTGGGCGCATTTGCAGGCGAGGCGAAGCTGCTCCGCGCTGAGCGTCACCTCATCATCGCGCGCAGTGCGCACGAGGAGTGTCGCGAGATCGGCGCTGGCCTCGTAGCCGGTCACGGTCGGCGCCACCAATGCGGTCATGGTCATGACGATCCTCCACCGTCTTTCCTGACACCGAAGCTACGGACGCAATAGCAACTAATTGCCGGATCCGGCGTGACGTCGCGGTCCTCGCAGACGCGGGTGCCTGCCTGGCGGTCATCGCACGCAAAATGTGAAACTAATCGACCGGGAACGGCAGTTCGCCGTTGCCGGATCCGCCTCTCTCCGAAACCTTGGTCCCGCATCGAGCAAGCATGGAGAGACGAGCGTGAGCGCTTTTCAGAAGGAAACGGTCCTCTCGGTCAGGCACTGGACCGAATCCCTGTTCAGCTTCACGGCGACGCGCGATGCCGGCTTTCGCTTCCAGAACGGCCAGTTCGCCATGATCGGGCTCGAGGTCGATGGCCGCCCCTTGATGCGCGCCTACAGTCTGGCGAGCGCCAATCACGAGGAGGCGCTCGAGTTCTTCAGCATCAAGGTGCCGGATGGTCCTCTGACCTCGCGGCTGCAGAGGATCAGGGAGGGCGACATCATCCTGGTCGGCCGCAAGGCGACGGGAACGCTGATCGCCGGCAATCTCATCCCGGGCAAGCGGCTCCTGCTGCTGTCGACCGGCACGGGGCTCGCACCGTTCGCGAGCTTGATCAAGGACCCGGATGTCTATGAGAGCTACGAGACCATCGTGCTCGCCCATGGCTGCCGCCAGGTTTCGGAGCTGGCTTATGGAGAGCACCTCGTCGAGAGCCTGTGCAACCACGAATTCCTCGGTCCACTGATCAAGGACAAGCTGATCTATTACCCGACCGTCACCCGTGAGCCCTTCAGGAACCGCGGCCGCATCACCGACCTGATCACTTCCAACCAGCTCTTCGACGACATCGGGCAGCCCGCTCTCGACCGCGAGTCCGACCGCATCATGCTCTGCGGCAGCCCTGCGATGCTCGAAGAGCTCCGCGAGCTGTTCACGGCGCGTGGCTTTGTCGAGGGCAACCACAGTCAGCCGGGTCATTTCGTGATCGAGAAGGCCTTCGTGGAGCGGTGAAGGGCAAATCGCTCTCCGGCGACAACTAATTGCTATCGCCGTGGGACCACCCGGGCAAAGCTCATGTAAAGGCGCCGGTCGCGCCGGCGAAACAGGGACAGACAATGGCACTAGATCAGATCGTCGACGGACTTTCGGAGGTTTCCTGTGATGTGCTGGTGATCGGTGGCGGCACGGCCGGACCGATGGCGGCGCTCAAGGCCAAGCTCAAAAATCCGAAGGCCGATGTCGTGCTGCTTGAAAAGGCCAACGTCAAGCGTTCCGGCGCGATCTCGATGGGCATGGACGGGCTCAACAACGCCGTCATTCCGGGCTATGCAAC
It includes:
- a CDS encoding Crp/Fnr family transcriptional regulator, whose translation is MLLQAASAARGTIPVTVRPAGGSSLLLTENQQWIGGPPPLMDKLTSRERELVLKQGRRKVLNRGQTLFSQGARHDGIWLVESGRIRVFYISPLGREITLAYWHVGNFVGGPEVFEGTVHQWSGVASSNCSVVHLPGKELRALAAEIPNLAIGLIEGLTFKGKCYSALAQMLGTRSITQRLAHLLLQLVELYGVQDADGTVIAAAFTHADIAHMVGATRQWVTISLKRMQEKGIVLTKRSQIVVCRSEVLEEMRGQASD
- a CDS encoding gamma-butyrobetaine hydroxylase-like domain-containing protein → MTMTALVAPTVTGYEASADLATLLVRTARDDEVTLSAEQLRLACKCAHCTRARFDGRFPEQFPGIAITGIGDLGYGLNISFSDGHNRGIYPKIYLLSLAGH
- a CDS encoding ferredoxin--NADP reductase; this encodes MSAFQKETVLSVRHWTESLFSFTATRDAGFRFQNGQFAMIGLEVDGRPLMRAYSLASANHEEALEFFSIKVPDGPLTSRLQRIREGDIILVGRKATGTLIAGNLIPGKRLLLLSTGTGLAPFASLIKDPDVYESYETIVLAHGCRQVSELAYGEHLVESLCNHEFLGPLIKDKLIYYPTVTREPFRNRGRITDLITSNQLFDDIGQPALDRESDRIMLCGSPAMLEELRELFTARGFVEGNHSQPGHFVIEKAFVER
- a CDS encoding ABC transporter permease; the protein is MSTPALLRQPEDNGPAVPAIQETTSPPTAAPSASFGALAARWYRLNQDRLRATAIGIVSLAAFLLVWHLLTTYRVVFFVRFTNVPSPLAVYASFTKAIHDPKFLVHILLSCRRIFIGFSLAAIVGVPLGLIMGRFKLIHEVIFPVAEVLRPIPAIAWVPMAIMLWPTNEQSIVFITFLGSFFPILVNTLHGMSLVDPVLVRAAQCLGARERSIFREVYFPASLPHIFTGLTIGMGVAWVSLIAAEMISGQYGIGYFTWEAYSLVQYADIALGMIAIGVLGLGSSLLIRGTGHLVMPWRSK
- a CDS encoding ABC transporter substrate-binding protein codes for the protein MVRHLPTFSLVVSVTSLALFLAQPASAETVTLGIGTQDTTTNTVTAGVVIRQLHLLEKYLPKDGKYANIKFELEWQNFTSGPPVTNAMMANKLQIGMMGDYPLIVNGFTFESNPESKSRLIGVAAYSLSGSGNGIVVHKDSPYYDLADLKGKLVSVPFGSAAHGMVLKAMQDRGYAPDFFQLVSQSPEVGSTNLQEKKIDAHADFVPFAELLPFRGFARKIFDGVETNLPTFHGIVVRTDFAEKYPEVVVAYMKAVIAANQWLRDDPKRAAEKIQEWTGISKEVVYIFLGPGGNMTTDPTIKPALIDAATADVKVLQNLGRMKEFAPKKWVDDSYIRKAYAEMKLDYDAQLSSTKNYEISGEDTFCKKPISDPRKAGEVWVDGIGILPFASAACTLGAYADYKAKGKKINVAYVFDTTRGIKLFADQAFFAVGNGDVVPFLLKKDAEAYAATIGGKVLGFDDALKAAIGGGKT